From Orcinus orca chromosome 3, mOrcOrc1.1, whole genome shotgun sequence, a single genomic window includes:
- the PGLS gene encoding 6-phosphogluconolactonase, giving the protein MAAPAPGLISVFSSSQELGASLAQLVAQQAACCLAGARARFTLGLSGGSLVSMLARELPTAAAPAGPASLARWTLGFCDERLVPFEHAESTYGLYRTHLLSRLPIPDSQVITVNPELPVEEAAEDYAKKLRQAFQGDSIPVFDLLILGVGPDGHTCSLFPDHPLLQEREKIVAPISDSPKPPPQRVTLTLPVLNAARTIIFVATGEGKAAVLKRILEDKEENPLPAALVQPRTGKLCWFLDEAAARLLTVPFEKHSTL; this is encoded by the exons ATGGCCGCGCCGGCCCCCGGCCTCATCTCGGTCTTCTCGAGCTCGCAAGAGCTGGGCGCGTCGCTGGCACAACTGGTGGCGCAGCAGGCAGCGTGCTGCCTGGCGGGGGCCCGCGCCCGCTTCACGCTCGGCCTGTCAGGCGGCAGCCTCGTCTCGATGTTGGCCCGCGAGCTGCCCACCGCCGCTGCCCCCGCCGGGCCCGCCAGCCTCGCGCGCTGGACGCTGGGCTTCTGCGACGAGCGGCTCGTGCCCTTCGAGCACGCCGAGAGCACGTACGGCCTCTACCGG ACCCACCTGCTCTCCAGGCTGCCGATCCCCGACAGCCAGGTGATCACCGTTAACCCCGAGCTGCCCGTGGAGGAGGCAGCTGAGGACTATGCCAAGAAGCTGAGACAG GCATTCCAAGGGGACTCCATCCCGGTTTTCGACCTGCTGATTCTGGGTGTGGGTCCCGATGGCCACACCTGCTCACTCTTCCCAGACCACCCCCTCCTGCAG GAGCGGGAGAAGATTGTGGCCCCCATCAGTGACTCCCCGAAGCCACCTCCACAGCGCGTGACCCTCACACTTCCCGTGCTGAATGCAGCTCGAACTATCATCTTTGTGGCAACTGGAGAAGGCAAGGCAGCTGTTCTGAAG CGCATTTTGGAGGACAAGGAGGAAAACCCGCTCCCCGCCGCCCTGGTCCAGCCCCGCACTGGGAAACTTTGCTGGTTCCTGGACGAGGCAGCAGCCCGACTCCTGACCGTGCCCTTCGAGAAGCATTCCACTTTGTAA